Genomic segment of Mercurialis annua linkage group LG6, ddMerAnnu1.2, whole genome shotgun sequence:
tgtatatttttaaattttaattaaattcaattaaattaattaaaaatttaaattaattttaatttgattatggttcttaattaatttttaataataaaagatttgtattttttttaatgaaaatgaatctaattttatctttaaacttagttaattgaatgatttcacctctaaataaaaaaattgtcaattagaacacaattgaaacaagaaAATACAATATAGGCCAAAATTAATCAGTTTTCAattgaaaaaaactaaaaggtcggagtcttttttttttaaggcCTTATACCTATTAAAAACCACTAGAACTCATAATATAGTTTTAAAAGTAGAAGTTAAATGGTAATTAATTAGATAAACTTTACAGCATAAACTGTAAATTTCTTACATTGAATaatgttttgataaataaatattggCATTAAACTAGAATATACACATCATTTCAATGTCGACATCAATAGCTCTTATTATCGAAAATATTATTTGAAACCTGAAATTCATATTGTAACTGTAACACAAACatttacgattttttttataatcggAAAAGAGAGCGCTCGTGGGAGAAATTGACCCACGACCTTTAACAATTTTATGTCCATCGCTTATACAATTTGAACTACAACTCATTGGTAACATTTACGATTTAAATTGTAACCAATCCTAAAATTCATACCACATCAATACAGctaaatcaaaaatattattcgAAACCTGAAATTCATAATATTTCTTGCGTGTTACTACTTTTTATGACCTATCTATCTACTATCCTTTTatctggcaaaaaaaaaaacctgaaattcataatataacaatttattttgtaattaatcCTAAAAATCATTCCACATCAATACTactgtttttttattgaaaattatcATTCCAATATGCATCAatatttatgctttattttataattaatcctAAATTGCATGCCTTTCGTCCGTCAAAAATGATAACATCCAAATAAGTCCTTCGGTTAAGAATTTCTTATTCCATTGCCTATACATTGtaagtaaacaaaaaaaaattaaaaatcaagacAAAAACATAATCAATCATCAAAAATTAAACAATGCAATTAAGTACCATTAAGAATATCCAAAgcacccaaaaaaaaaaagcaattgcaaataaaataaacaaacattCATCAAAAAAGTAGAACACAAAATTCCCACCACAAAAATAGACAAAAGTTagatgtaaaataaaaaaaattattaaacaagaaaataaaaacaaaaaccgGTTCATCAAAACCCGGCCCGAATcacaatcaatcatcatcatcatcaagcACCAGGAGCTGCATCTTTCACCTTACTCTGCAAGTACCCACCATACTCTCTCGCATAATCCTTAACATGGCTAGCCGTATCATAGATCCGGGTCCTCGCATAATCAAACTGGTCCGAACCAGGCGGGTTCAACCCTCTATAGTATCTATACATCCACGACAATCCACCACCAACCGCCACCATGAAACCAACAAAGCTCAAGAACCCAGCGACAGCAAAGAACAGAACAGCCCCAATCGGAAACCAAATCGGGCTCGAGATAACGATCAAAGGAGTGAAAAAGATAAGACCCAGAAAACCAGCAGTGACAGTCAGTCCGGTTAGAAGGAGAAGAATCGAGCCGGAGATTACCAGCGTCATGAGCCCCATGAGCTGGGTTGAGTTGGGTGCGTGCGTTTGGATTTTACGTAGAAAAGCTGAGACATTGCTGTTAGCTGTAGCGCCGCCTGTGGCGGTGGTTCTTGATGGTCTTTGTGTAGGGTTAGAAGCACGGTCACGATCTGCCATGGCTGGGGTTTAATTGATTGAGGAAATAGTGTGGATGGGGAAATGGGGGAGGAAGgttaatgaagaagatgatagaGGGGATGGGACAGGTGGAAGAATTGGGACATGCAACGGGTACACGTGGAATGATGTTGGTTTTTGTAAATCCTAGATTTGGGTGTCTGAGTTAATgactttttcttgttttttgcTTACGTTAGTTTTATTTTCCTGTTTTTCGGAAAgagaaaaattgacaattatATAACTTAACTATAAATAATTAGAGAAATATGCCTGTGATTTTCCATTTAGATAATTatctttcctttcttttttcttgCAAAATTAACTTTCATAAATTAGAGATATACGATTAATAGTTGATTAAGGTAACAATTAGCTCTGATCAAAGATTCTCCTAAAATTTCTCTCAACTTTTAATTCACACAAATCTTTCCTAATTAGAAAAATCTTTGATCTAATGAAATCTGCTAATATTCAATTTTCGAAAGTGGGAGATTACAAAGAATTGCATCAAACAACAGAGAAAAAAGCAAGAAATTATGTTAAtgcaaaagtaaaaaaattcaaagaatCCAATCAATTGAAGAGAAAAAAGTTGAAGATTCAGTGGAGGTCGCGGTGGTGGGTTTGGATTCTATGATCAAGGTCATTCTTATTTTCAGCTATGTCATCTTCTCCATCTCGTTTTTGTATCATCTATGCCAGCAGTGATGTCATCTTCTCCATCTCGTCGTCGTTCCTCGGAAGTGAAAACGCCGTCATTCTTCCTACCATCAATAGTGGCACCACCAATGGAGGTGGCAGTTGTTCTACTTTAATGATCCTCTTgctttctcatttttttttatgatttgaaGAGATTGTCTAATTTGATAGTTGTGGATGACTGTGGTTGTCGGCAGTGGTTGATTTTGATGTTGCACTTTTGGTGTTTGAAGAAACGCTTATGAGTGTTTGTATTGTTTCtggtgttggttaaccaatggttaatgTTGGGTAAACtgttggttaacttgtaataaattttattttaaatatattgataataaattgttagtaaatTGTGGTAAACTGAAATTATGTACTTTAAAcaaattgtactttttaaaaaaattattaattattcttttagtACACCATTAGTGAAATATGAGTAAAGCGCTGATAAACTTATGGTCTATTAATTAGTTATCTAATGGTCAACCAAACGATGACCAACTATAATTGAATATAACCGGTTCATTAGTGTTTCAGAAGTTAACcaacaaaaattattaattttatttttagtacaccATTAGTGAATTGTGAGTAAAATGCCGATAAACTTATATTCTATTAATTAGTTACTCAATGGTCAACCAAACGATGACCAACTATATACTGACAGTTCATTAGTGTTTGAGAAGTTAACCAAAAGCTGACCGAATATTATACATACTGACAAACGATTTATTTACTGGCCACCATTATAATATCAATTATAGAGTTGCTAGTATAGAAGAatatttaattcaataaaatataatgtaatagaaaaaaacaaaattcatcaACACTTTATTATACCAAATAGTAACCAACTGTGTACAAAAAACATTGTGAAATAGTTAACACAAAATTTAACTAATCGAAGTTCTCATTATGCTAAAAGACATATAgctaacaaaatcaaaatatattgcAATATGTGGAATAATCTTCTCCCGTCTTTTttcttgcatttttttgttttggttcaATCTCCTCGTCAGTGTCAATATTTCTATCAATCTTCATTTGTCTTTATCGATACAACAGAAATTCAAGATGCTCACGATGATTCTCTATGGTATAATCAGCCGAAATTGGTCGGTTCATGATCAAATGCTAAGCAAACGCCAAAACAAATGCACCACAATCCCTATGAAAAAAAACACTTACTCAGTTATTGAAtagattaatataataataaatttaaaagaaaatcacCTATCCTTCTGAGTTGGAATATCAGACCCGAACAACAGCAAATGATGCACCAACTGCTACATTTCGATAAGGAAAAGATGTAAGATTAATGTCCGGCCGAAGCTTCTCTAACCAGTTGTTAACTTatggttaaccaacaaaataGTTAGATCAATATCATTGACAAACAACAAATCATTTACATAAAAATATGATTAGTATGCAAAATATGTGGTGAACCAGTGGATAACAAATGATTAGAAAATAGAACCAACTATAAACCAGCTGTTAACTTATGGTTAGCCAACAAAATAGTTAGATTAATATCATTGACAAGCAatcaaaaaattgtttaaacatTATAGACTAATTTTGATTGTTAAAAACATGGTAAACTAAGTACAATCACTTCTGTAGTAAATCATAACAATTGTGACTAGcaaaacaacaataaatatcACATAACAACTATGAAAAATTATAACTTCGTAGCACCAAGGACAACCAAACTCAAAGATAAACAAATATTATTAACAAATCATTACATACTAAgaaaaaacaaactcaaacaTAAACAAACATCAAAACATGAACTTAAAGATAGTAAAAACGagtataaaacatataaaaaatacgaaaaaaaatcaaaaaaatacctTTATAGAACTAATGGGTTCCGCAACAGCCCTATCCCTACAATTATCAGGGATCTCGAACTCTTCGAAGTCGTTGTCGTCATCTTCACGAACAAGTTTTCTGCGATTCTTCATTGTCGCTGGAATTGCAGCAAAATCGATTTTTCTTTTACTAGAATTCGGATTAGATGTCgatttattcaattttgtttGGGAGGGGGGATTTTTTAGAGGCTGACCTAGTTGAAATGAATTCAAATTCTGAAAACTACTGAAATGGGAAGTTTGAATGAAAAGGAAATCAGAGTTTGAATGGAGAAAAGGAAGCCGAGAATCTCGCCACAATAGCGACATGCAAATCTCCCAACGATTACAAtcgtatttttctaattttaaaagtataaaaattgaaattaaaaaggttAGAAATAGAATAATTGAAGATGAAATAACAAATATCAATTTTGGAACTTCAGAACGTAATTCTCTAATTATTTTGGGCTAAGCCCGTATTACCTCTAAAAAACTCTTTCGGAAATGTATGTTTATGGTCTTAGGCCCATTTTTGGCCTGgcctaataataaaattttttgaactttttatggggcatttacataaatattagaaaaatataGGAGTATatacttataaaaatattaccaaattaatttttttaaaaaagtttacatatttttctattctttttttatatttttcacctCAATACGGAAAAAAGAAACTCACGTTTTTCTTTCAACTTTATGTTTATCTTTCgggatttaaaaatttacagtttTACTCGGTTATTATATATCAGTATTATAAAATGGAGTATTTTcagtaatttttcttttcttttataaaaatataatttttttaaaaatatttacaaaaatacgattttgaaaaaaaaatacaattttatatacatttagTATAGATTCTGTGTATAAACCCGCATAATAaacatatactccctccgtcccaatagagttgtccacttttcctttatcacacagtttaagaaaaacaatcattgtttatgaattatgtaaattttttcttacttttcttgtcatacccctatttaatatagagtcaacttacaatttacttttaatttactcattagtggattttaaataggagtAATATAAGTAAGTTGAGTGTAaaaattgttactttttaaaagtcgacaagagttttgggacaaaaaatttctcaaattggacaactctattgggacgaaGGGAGTACAATTTATTAATTCCGTATGCAATtcgtaattttatatatatttagtacAAACTTTGTATATAATAcaaagggttaatttcataaaaagtcacgacctttacatgaattttcaatttaatcatgacttttaaaagttgccatataaaactaCGACCTTTTATtcttttcaaatctatcaccaaatcaatttttggtgtatttttgatgacgtggccaccataatcaaacatatttagaaaaaaaatgaaaggtaaaattcaccggaaaaatagtcggtgatagattgaaaaaaatatgaaaggtcatggttttatatagcaatttttaaaagtcatgattaaaataaaaatttgtgtaacggtcgtgattttttatggaattaaccctaatacaaattatatatgttttttttaaatacctgatctgatattttatatcccatctctcaaaaaaaaaagttttatgtGAGAATTCTGAACATGGCTGACAAGCGGCAACAACGTAGAGGCTGACGGGCAGCGACAACAAATTGAGGACAGAGGGCAGCGACAACAGCAGATGTCGGCAACGATAAGTTTTATAAGGTGAAAATTAATGGTAGTGGTGGGTAATAGTGGaggaagataaaaaaattagagtttgAAAAAAACAAAGAGATAAAGAAGagatagtatttttataaatataaaaaaatgtgttAGTGTATTTATAAAGACAGCGTtgacataataattttataaatattttattttttttataatatagaatgtaaatttctcatttttaaaaaacacatataaaaaaaaatttcaaagttggcatgaaatattaaaaaatagtgTGGAGATGTATAAAAACTCTTGAACAGAGATTTGAGattttttgctttttaaaaacaacaaaaaataatcGATTCACCTCCTCAAATTAACACAAAATGTAAAAAATGCCTAAATTTGTAAAACCGAATCAATTCAGCACATCACTATGCTAAATCGCATCAAATACACCCTTACCCACTCTCACTCCCGCAAGTGTAACGCACTCTCCATTATGAAATagaaaaatagtataaaatagtcttaaatatttattttattttttgaattgatacctaatgatttttaaaaatcaatttaactcCTATAATTTCAAAAGTTCATTTCtcagataaatttttatttaaaaacccGAGGATTTGTTAACACCTTTTCCTttctattcttcttcttttttcttgaaTATTGCTAAATACCGCCCTAAATTACTAGCTACCGCcctatttttttttaccattttacccttttaaataaaaaaattctcatgGACATTCTCGGGAGACATCTCGCATGGTGAGAGACGTCTCTCATGGTGCTAGGCGTCTACCGAGGACGTCTTGCACCACGCGAGACGTATCCCGTAGACATCCacgcaaatttttaaaaaatatatttttgattttttttaaatagcctATAATctgtaattaaaaataatataaatgtattttttgataaaaatttaatataaacaataatatatatgtactcaaaaataatataaatgtattttttaattaaaaaaataatataaataataatataagaaCTTGGAGTAGATCAAGCTGGGAATGTGCAGGCACCAGTGGTGCTGCAACAACCCAATATTAATGTTAATCAATTAGCAATAGAAGTAACTGATATGTGAAACTGTATGCTAATGATGGGATAGTTAATACAAGGGCAGTATCAACGTGATGAGAAGATTGCCGATAATTGGTATTGGCTTATATGATGTTTAGTCCAAATGAGTTTGTGATAGGATTAGGACCTCAATTTAGAGGATTATTAACCCATACAGATATGGAGTTTGGGCAAGTTGTCGATAGGACAAGAATTAGAGAGTGCATTGATTCAGTTAGGTGAAGTCTCTAATTTCTCACAACCAAACCAGGTCAGAGATGAACGTTTGAATTGTGAATATCAAACGTTGAGATAGGTAAGTGATCAAACCTTTTGGACTAGTCTAGTATAAGAAGAGCTGTTATTCCAATCCGGCAAAGCACCACCTTCTACAAAAAGAGAGTTTCTAATTCCATTAGAGGACGATGTTCCTCCCCTACTCCTTTAAAATTAGACATATGCTCAATTTTCAAATACAAAaacactttttaaaataaaatagtgcTTATAATGAGATAGAGCGGAGGTGAAGAGATATCTGAACAACAGCGAAGGCACCTAAGGGAAGAGCATAACTAGATATGACACAACATAAGAGTGAATGCTCCGATAAATTAgatttgattcggttttgaaAACAATCAAAACTGTTGCTACTCCATCGTCATTATCATCAAACATCAATCAGGTGTTGGAGCCGCTCCATTATTAGAGTTTGTGAGTTATGTGAACTGATGTGAGGGAGAAGAGAAGAGATTACGAGAGAATACTCATACCGTATTTTCAACTTACTGaaccgtaaaaataaaataaaagcataaaAATGAAAGCAATTTAAAGTGCATCATACTTTTGCAAGCGGAATGGCCGGGCAGTATAATAGAAATTATTTTTGGCTTCCACAATGTCAGGcttaattttctcaattaataAAGGAGAAATTTGCACAAAAAACtcctttttaaaacttatttgttCACAATACtccaatttcaaaaatttatttttttactctatttttttattgtttttagttgtactCTCAATTAgtaaaataacttatttatatttttactctccctcttgtaaacacatgcacacctcttttttttttcttttctctctctcctctttttttctctctcccttttctcttttcttcttctctttttttttctctgcaactttttttctttcttctttttccttttctcgtctttttctgtttttcccccttcttcttcttttttctcttcttattttttttttctctgcaatttttttattttttatttttcttcatctttttcttcttctttttctcatTTCCACATTATATAAATGAACTCTAAGATAatgaaatttgaataaaaaatcgataaaaaagtttCACTTAAATGAGAAAACTTGTAATTGTGAAAGAGTTTAAGAGATTGGTTGGTGataaacttcttcttcttcttcttcttttttctttctatgttgtttaaaattattgtagtatcgtttttggaaatttttttatttttttttaaatcgtcATTTTCTTCATTATTGATATTTTGACCtgattttcaaatatttttaattaattttagaaatcttttgaaactgtttttctGAAACTGTTATATACTGTTCGAATCCTTTGTAAacagtttgaaactgttattttttagattgtttgaaagtgttttttaaaaactgttttaaactactggagacctttgtaaacggtttgaaactgtttgaaactgtttttagaaaccattttaaactgtttgaaacttttgtaaacagtttgaaatatttttaaattgcttgaaactgtttttagataaaggttgtaaattgtgtttaatgaaattgtttgaaacttttacaaactgtTTGGaacttttttaaactgtttgaaaccattgtataatttttttaaaatgataataaatgtcttttaaaaattgtttgaaaccgtttgaaactgcatttgaaactgtttgaaaccgtttttaatagatttttaatgagaacaaataaattaaaaatttacagttttctttatttttggagaaagttataatcgttggatttgaattccaaatgaaatttgaagcgatatgattatgaattaaaaattcgagcgaaTTCGAAACTAGATTTGAAACTAGTAACAAATCgcagaaattaattttttaaaaggttatgaGCTGAAGATTAGAattgatttgttaatttttttgacaataaattgaaaaagaaaaagaaaaaaagaagaaaatttttGTTCGGATGAAAAATACATGAAGTAAAATTTAGGTATAAAAACTAAATGAAGAGAgcaaaaaaagtaattaatggACATGCTAGAGTATAAcaataaaaactttaaaacagaATTAGGGATTGCAAATATTTTGCCTAATTAGGCAATTGCctaatttttctttaataaagTCTGTCAAACCCGGCTCATGAACAGCACTGACCTCTAATCTAATATCAATTGGCTGCTGTCATCACCAATTTGTGTGCATCATAAGCAACGAATCAAATTCTAAACCCAATCCCTAATGATTCCCTAATCAGCAAACACTAATTGCATTTTCACCCCAAAACGCAGCGTTTTTTACACTCAATTACATTTTCTTCTCCTCAACACTATCTATACATTTAACACAAAACATTTCCAATTGTAAGAAAAAATCTCAGTAGAAATGGACAACCGCCGTGGCAACCGGGCCGTACCAAAAGTCCGGCAAGTCGGATTCTTCACACCTAACGAACCGCCGCCTCCATACCGAACTCAATCCGGTCCACCGGACTCTTCCTCTCCGCCGCTCTCAAACTCTCCAGCAACCAACTCTTTATCTCCAGTTATGATCCCCCCGCCACGTCATCTCTCCGATAATCTCACGCACCGTGCCACGTCACCGCTTCCTGTACCGGAGCCAACTTTTCGTAGAGCGAGTGAGCAGCATGTGGTAGGCAGTTATAATCCTACGGAATCGCTGCTATGTGCGTCGTCTCCTCCGGCTATGACGTCACCGTCGAGTAAAGCTGGTGATGGAGATGGAGACGGAGAGTTATTTGATACGGCGTCGTCTAGCAGCGGTTGGTTTAAACGGAGTAATTCAGCTAAATTTGGTGCTTCGAGTTTTCCTAGTGGCGGTTTTGATTTGACTTCATTAAAGTCAACGGAAATTGCTAATGCTAAAACAAAATCTcatgctgctgctgctgctgctgtttctggtatttatattattaatattttgttgaATTTAAAGGATTAGATTGTAATTTGCAAGAGCGTCGTTCAATTTGTCATGTTGAATTTAATTTGTTGAAGTGATAAATTAGGAATAAAATGTTGCAGAAAAAAATGGAGGGGCTGGGGGTTCAGAGTTTCAAAATGAATTTCCATTAAGTAGTAGTTCGAAACCAGGGAAAGCTAAATCGACAAAGGCTGAAAGACGCGCCTTGCAGGAGTCTCAACGAGCTGCTAAAGTTGCTGCGAAAGGTTAAAGAAATTAACTTTGATTTGAATTACTTTAGTGTTTCTGGTATTTGGTTACAGTTTGGTTCTACGAATATTGAGACATTCATACTGTATGAGGCTGTGAAATTTGTTTTACTTATCTCTGGTGGACTATTTGGTTGCCTGTATGATTCTATTCCAGGATTTCAAATTCTTTTGTTACTTTGCGACTGATTTTGGCTCTGATGTATAGCGGCTTGATGTGTGCAAATCAGTCTTTACCTAAATATAGCAAGAAGGGCTATTTTAATAGCAGCATCAAAAATGCCTATATGAACTCAGTTCATTATTTCGGGATAGTAATATAGAAATAAAGGAAAAAGACTTTTTTTTAGCatctaaaaaaaatgcaagtcttttttttttttgaacaaaaaatatatctttttttctttgcattaaattaaaataacagaTAAAAATTAAGGAATGATTCTTTGAAGAGTCATTAGAGAAATTATTCTAGAGTTCCCAAAtctaattttatgttgatattttatcTCATCTGAAGTTTGTATTTTGAATGTAGCTTGTACGTTGTAGTTTGCACTTTGAACTTATGCAATATTGTGCTATCATAGTTATATGATGATTAAGCTTTGTTACATTCTGTTATCTATCGATTTGGGCTTTATGGGGATATAATTATGCTTGATACATTATGTAATGATGTTTCAATTTTAGAGGAGAAGCTACTGGTAATATGTAACTCATTGTGGTTTTGTTGCTGCAGGAGAAGCTACTGGTAAACCCAATAAGCTTTCGGAGGGAGGACCTACTGTTAAACCTGTGAAACATCAGCCACCTCAAAAGAAAGATGCACCTCCGTCTGCGCCATCAATTGCAGCTTCTGAAAGGAAAGGAGTTGACCGTACACTTGATAAAGAGAGGAAAAAAGAAGTCCCTCAACCACGGATGCAATTTGATGATAAAATTCGAGTTGAAAAAGCTAAAAGGCGTGCA
This window contains:
- the LOC126653544 gene encoding uncharacterized protein LOC126653544 isoform X1, translated to MSLLWRDSRLPFLHSNSDFLFIQTSHFSSFQNLNSFQLGQPLKNPPSQTKLNKSTSNPNSSKRKIDFAAIPATMKNRRKLVREDDDNDFEEFEIPDNCRDRAVAEPISSIKQLVHHLLLFGSDIPTQKDRDCGAFVLAFA
- the LOC126686061 gene encoding oleosin G-like, with the translated sequence MADRDRASNPTQRPSRTTATGGATANSNVSAFLRKIQTHAPNSTQLMGLMTLVISGSILLLLTGLTVTAGFLGLIFFTPLIVISSPIWFPIGAVLFFAVAGFLSFVGFMVAVGGGLSWMYRYYRGLNPPGSDQFDYARTRIYDTASHVKDYAREYGGYLQSKVKDAAPGA
- the LOC126653544 gene encoding uncharacterized protein LOC126653544 isoform X3, producing MSLLWRDSRLPFLHSNSDFLFIQTSHFSSFQNLNSFQLGQPLKNPPSQTKLNKSTSNPNSSKRKIDFAAIPATMKNRRKLVREDDDNDFEEFEIPDNCRDRAVAEPISSIKQLVHHLLLFGSDIPTQKDSI
- the LOC126653544 gene encoding uncharacterized protein LOC126653544 isoform X2, coding for MSLLWRDSRLPFLHSNSDFLFIQTSHFSSFQNLNSFQLGQPLKNPPSQTKLNKSTSNPNSSKRKIDFAAIPATMKNRRKLVREDDDNDFEEFEIPDNCRDRAVAEPISSIKLVHHLLLFGSDIPTQKDRDCGAFVLAFA
- the LOC126653544 gene encoding uncharacterized protein LOC126653544 isoform X4, coding for MSLLWRDSRLPFLHSNSDFLFIQTSHFSSFQNLNSFQLGQPLKNPPSQTKLNKSTSNPNSSKRKIDFAAIPATMKNRRKLVREDDDNDFEEFEIPDNCRDRAVAEPISSIKLVHHLLLFGSDIPTQKDSI